A section of the Flavobacterium sp. CG_23.5 genome encodes:
- a CDS encoding ion channel: MKNINAKAKADKNTGFGTNANSYGGRYVNKNGTANVEKRGMHILHRISWYHTMIDMATWKFMLIILSFYVGINFIFASIYYGIGIEHLNGIANNDSEWVKFGQAYFFSAQTFTTVGYGHISPSGFLTSALSAAEALFGLLSFAIATGLFFGRFSKPTAFLKFSNNALIAPYGEITGLMIRTTPFKNTNFTDAEAKVTLGMSVEEDGKLINKFYSLALEMERINALTLSWTLVHPITEDSPLFGYSKEDFSNTNGEIVVYIKTFDDMFSNTVATRTSYTFAEIVFGAKFEPMYGRSDDNSKTILNLDKLNAFKSVTLE; encoded by the coding sequence TTGAAAAATATAAATGCTAAAGCAAAAGCGGATAAGAACACAGGTTTCGGAACTAACGCAAACAGTTATGGTGGTCGTTATGTGAACAAAAATGGTACAGCAAATGTGGAAAAACGAGGAATGCATATTTTGCACCGAATCAGTTGGTATCACACAATGATTGACATGGCTACATGGAAATTTATGCTTATTATTTTAAGTTTCTATGTTGGAATTAATTTTATTTTTGCGTCGATTTATTATGGAATCGGAATTGAGCATTTAAATGGAATTGCAAATAATGATAGTGAATGGGTCAAATTCGGGCAAGCTTATTTTTTTAGTGCACAAACCTTTACTACTGTTGGTTACGGGCATATTAGTCCTTCCGGTTTTTTGACCAGTGCGCTTTCTGCGGCTGAAGCACTTTTTGGACTATTGAGTTTTGCAATTGCTACGGGTTTATTTTTTGGTCGATTTAGTAAACCTACTGCCTTTTTGAAATTTTCAAACAACGCATTGATTGCGCCATATGGAGAAATTACGGGGTTGATGATTCGAACTACGCCTTTTAAAAATACTAATTTCACCGATGCTGAAGCCAAAGTAACGCTAGGAATGAGCGTAGAGGAAGATGGAAAATTAATTAACAAATTCTACTCTTTAGCTTTAGAAATGGAGAGAATTAATGCACTAACTTTAAGTTGGACTTTAGTACATCCCATTACAGAAGACAGTCCACTATTTGGTTATTCCAAAGAAGATTTTAGTAACACGAATGGAGAAATAGTTGTTTACATTAAAACCTTCGACGATATGTTTAGTAATACCGTGGCAACTCGTACTTCCTATACTTTTGCAGAAATAGTATTTGGGGCAAAGTTTGAACCCATGTACGGCAGAAGTGATGATAATTCTAAGACTATTCTGAATTTAGATAAATTAAATGCATTTAAAAGCGTCACTTTGGAATAA